TGATTGATCTCGACGATCACGACAGACAAGTGATTCCCGCCACTGGCGCGTTCGCGATCAGCCGCGAACCGAAAGGCGGTTCGCCCACCGGCGCGCCCACCGGTCCGGTGGTGTATCAGGGCGAACTTGTGACGCTATAGTGGGCTTTACCGGCGGCCAGGGCACGCGTTTTGCGTAAAACTTTCGTCGCGCATGTAAGAAGTATCCCTGTCCCGGCTTGTGTCACCATCGAGCATGTATTCCGACAGCAAGGTCAATCAACCCGCCGCACTGGCGGCGCTTTCGGAGGGTAGTCAATGAGTGGCAAGATCATAAAGAGTGAAACGCAGTGGCGTCAGGAATTAACGCCGGAACAATTTAATGTTTGCCGGCGCAAGGGCACGGAGGCGCCATTCACCGGTGCGTACTACGATGCCAAAGGCCAGGGCGTTTACCTGTGCGCATGCTGCGGTAACACGCTATTCGACTCTGACAATAAGTTCGATTCCGGCACCGGCTGGCCCAGTTTTCGGGCGCCCGTGGATGGGAGCCACGTCGATACCGAAGCCGACCTGAGTCACGGCATGCGGCGCGTAGAGGTCACGTGCAGTCGTTGCGACGCGCATCTG
This window of the Gammaproteobacteria bacterium genome carries:
- the msrB gene encoding peptide-methionine (R)-S-oxide reductase MsrB; protein product: MSGKIIKSETQWRQELTPEQFNVCRRKGTEAPFTGAYYDAKGQGVYLCACCGNTLFDSDNKFDSGTGWPSFRAPVDGSHVDTEADLSHGMRRVEVTCSRCDAHLGHVFDDGPAPTGQRYCINSLALDLRSDDDDCEND